Proteins found in one Clostridium kluyveri DSM 555 genomic segment:
- the proB gene encoding glutamate 5-kinase → MKSRIVVKVGTSTLTSENGKIDLRNIEHLVRVLSDIMAKGVEVVLVTSAAITVGYEKMGLPARPKELNLTQAAAAVGQCELMHIYDKLFNEYGRVAAQILLDEEDMCCEKRRQNLLRTFLTLLEHGIIPIVNENDSVSYQEIESADKLFGDNDTLSAHVALLCGADKLILLSDIDGFYEQDPRENQNAELIQQVSCIDEHIKKLAGGSGTARGTGGMITKIHAAELVTPYGCEMFIVNGAYPNYIYSILEGVSVGTYFKTTKEIQTIK, encoded by the coding sequence ATGAAATCCAGAATTGTAGTTAAAGTTGGAACTTCGACATTAACCAGTGAAAATGGAAAAATAGATTTACGTAACATTGAGCATTTGGTTCGGGTTTTATCAGACATCATGGCAAAAGGAGTTGAAGTCGTACTTGTCACTTCGGCAGCTATTACAGTAGGCTATGAAAAAATGGGGCTTCCCGCCCGCCCGAAAGAATTAAATTTGACTCAAGCTGCCGCCGCTGTTGGCCAATGTGAGTTAATGCATATCTATGATAAGCTGTTCAACGAATATGGCAGGGTTGCTGCTCAAATCTTATTGGACGAGGAAGATATGTGCTGTGAAAAACGGCGTCAAAACTTGCTCCGTACTTTTTTAACTTTGTTGGAGCATGGTATTATACCGATTGTCAATGAAAACGATTCTGTTAGCTATCAAGAAATCGAATCGGCTGACAAGCTGTTTGGAGATAATGATACGTTATCGGCTCATGTTGCACTTTTATGCGGTGCTGATAAATTGATTTTGCTTTCGGATATTGATGGGTTCTATGAGCAAGATCCGAGAGAAAATCAGAACGCAGAGTTAATCCAACAGGTATCATGTATCGACGAACACATTAAAAAATTGGCAGGAGGAAGTGGAACCGCAAGGGGTACTGGTGGCATGATTACTAAAATTCATGCAGCAGAATTGGTGACACCTTATGGCTGCGAAATGTTCATTGTCAACGGTGCTTATCCCAATTATATTTATTCTATTTTAGAGGGGGTCTCTGTGGGAACCTATTTTAAGACAACGAAAGAAATACAGACAATAAAATAG
- a CDS encoding FAD-dependent oxidoreductase, with the protein MDDLYMNKIQDTVKNIMKDMKNSEEQSIYKNLFSKGKIGGLELKNRIVMTPMENCLNNKDATVSDEMIAFYVERAKGGIGLIITEVTRVNDENGVADRQQLSAAHDKYIPGLKKLADAVHENGGKIFIQLHHPGRQGFCEVNGNKPMMAPSRTQCNVVHQETREMTTKEAEGLVQDFINAACRVRAAGIDGVEIHGAHGYLINQFLSPYTNKRTDKYGGSFENRMRFIEEIVIGIREKCGQDYPVIARLSVDEFLRTNGVEDGILLKDGIKIAKHLEKIGVDAIDVSAGIYETMNVSWEPISFSQGWKLYLAEEIKKSINIPVISAAVIREAAYADKIIGEGRTDFVGSARLHFADPEWSNKARENRAYESRLCISCLHCIETLFSGVATGNPVECSINIQAGKEFEYCNMKKNGDGRVVVILGAGPSGLEAARVLAMRKFKPIIFEKSDRIGGQLNLANKPPKKEKISWLINYLQLQVHKLGVEIRLNKIPTIDEIKKLSPYAVFVAEGSSPIIPESINGIHGKNVFTIVDVLSGKTEIYNKKVAVIGSGMTGLETAEFLASKNNDVTVFEMGDNIGEGVFFQNLTDVQGRLKKHNVEMITNHKLISIRNNTVIFEILPHGEIKEYDFDYIIISLGTSPNKELIDEIKSNFYTVRVIGDAEKPGRIRNAMETGFESAYNL; encoded by the coding sequence ATGGATGATCTTTATATGAATAAAATTCAAGACACGGTAAAAAATATAATGAAAGATATGAAAAATTCTGAGGAACAAAGTATATATAAAAACTTATTTTCCAAAGGTAAAATTGGAGGTTTAGAATTAAAAAATAGAATAGTAATGACACCTATGGAAAATTGCCTAAATAATAAGGATGCTACTGTATCAGATGAGATGATTGCCTTTTATGTTGAAAGGGCAAAAGGTGGCATTGGACTTATAATCACAGAGGTAACAAGGGTAAATGATGAAAATGGAGTAGCTGACAGACAGCAATTATCTGCTGCTCATGATAAATATATACCTGGACTTAAAAAGCTGGCTGATGCTGTACATGAAAATGGAGGCAAAATATTTATTCAGCTTCACCATCCGGGAAGACAGGGTTTTTGTGAGGTAAACGGTAACAAGCCAATGATGGCACCAAGTAGAACTCAATGTAATGTGGTACACCAGGAAACAAGGGAAATGACTACAAAAGAAGCAGAAGGATTAGTACAGGATTTCATAAATGCCGCCTGTAGAGTTAGGGCAGCGGGTATTGATGGGGTTGAAATACACGGTGCTCATGGATATTTGATCAATCAATTTTTAAGTCCTTATACAAATAAAAGAACTGATAAATACGGTGGAAGCTTTGAAAATAGAATGAGATTTATTGAAGAAATAGTTATAGGAATAAGAGAAAAATGTGGACAAGATTATCCGGTTATAGCAAGGCTGTCCGTAGATGAATTTTTAAGAACTAATGGTGTTGAAGATGGAATACTTTTGAAAGATGGAATTAAAATTGCAAAACATCTAGAGAAAATAGGGGTTGATGCAATAGATGTAAGTGCAGGTATTTATGAAACCATGAATGTATCCTGGGAACCTATATCTTTTTCTCAAGGGTGGAAGCTGTACCTTGCAGAAGAAATAAAGAAATCAATTAATATTCCTGTAATATCAGCAGCAGTGATTAGAGAAGCAGCTTATGCAGATAAAATAATAGGAGAAGGCCGTACAGATTTTGTGGGTTCTGCAAGACTTCATTTTGCAGACCCTGAATGGTCTAATAAAGCAAGAGAAAACCGTGCTTATGAATCCAGGTTATGTATATCCTGCCTTCACTGTATAGAAACCTTGTTTAGTGGAGTAGCTACAGGTAATCCTGTAGAGTGTAGTATAAATATTCAGGCAGGAAAAGAATTTGAGTATTGTAATATGAAAAAAAATGGAGATGGAAGAGTGGTAGTAATATTGGGAGCAGGTCCTTCGGGACTTGAAGCCGCAAGGGTACTTGCCATGAGAAAATTCAAACCTATAATATTTGAGAAATCAGATAGGATAGGTGGTCAACTTAATCTGGCAAATAAACCTCCTAAGAAAGAAAAAATATCATGGCTTATAAATTATTTGCAATTACAAGTCCATAAGTTGGGAGTGGAAATAAGGCTTAATAAAATACCTACCATTGATGAAATTAAGAAACTAAGTCCTTATGCTGTATTTGTGGCAGAAGGCTCAAGTCCTATAATTCCTGAGTCCATAAATGGTATTCATGGAAAAAATGTATTCACTATTGTGGATGTATTATCAGGGAAAACAGAAATTTATAATAAAAAAGTAGCAGTAATAGGTTCAGGAATGACAGGACTTGAAACTGCAGAATTTTTAGCATCAAAGAATAATGATGTAACTGTATTTGAGATGGGAGATAACATAGGTGAGGGCGTATTTTTTCAAAATTTAACAGATGTTCAGGGAAGGTTAAAAAAACACAATGTAGAAATGATTACAAATCATAAATTAATCAGCATAAGAAATAATACAGTGATATTTGAAATACTTCCTCATGGAGAAATAAAAGAATATGATTTTGATTATATAATCATATCATTAGGGACAAGTCCAAACAAAGAGCTTATAGATGAAATAAAGTCAAACTTTTATACAGTAAGGGTAATAGGAGATGCTGAAAAGCCTGGAAGAATACGAAATGCAATGGAAACTGGATTTGAAAGTGCGTATAATCTATAA
- a CDS encoding B3/B4 domain-containing protein, with protein MVNVIICEELKKICPEMTLGCIQAHVDVENSSDSLWKEINDYCEVLKKEIHIEELASLPRIKEGREIYKKLGKVPSKYRLSSEALIRRILQGKGVYKINNIVDINNLISLKSKFPIGSYNIENLHNPISLMIGKKDGQYKGIGKGQINIENLPVLTDYIGSFGSPTSDSERAMITSNASEILMCIYSFSGKTDINEYLKYSKELLKKYANGKDIEIEIIK; from the coding sequence ATGGTAAATGTTATAATTTGCGAAGAATTAAAGAAAATTTGTCCTGAAATGACACTAGGCTGTATACAAGCGCATGTAGATGTAGAAAACAGCAGTGATAGTTTATGGAAAGAAATTAACGATTATTGTGAAGTTTTAAAGAAAGAAATTCATATAGAAGAACTAGCATCACTACCTAGAATTAAAGAAGGAAGAGAAATATATAAAAAACTAGGTAAAGTACCTAGTAAATATAGATTATCTTCAGAAGCATTAATAAGAAGGATATTGCAGGGAAAAGGAGTCTATAAAATAAACAACATTGTAGACATTAATAATCTAATATCATTGAAATCAAAGTTTCCTATAGGTTCATATAATATTGAAAACTTACATAACCCAATTTCTTTAATGATAGGTAAAAAAGACGGTCAATACAAAGGAATCGGTAAAGGGCAAATAAATATAGAAAACCTTCCAGTATTAACTGATTATATCGGTAGTTTTGGAAGCCCAACAAGTGATTCTGAGAGAGCTATGATAACAAGTAATGCCAGTGAAATATTAATGTGTATTTATTCCTTTAGTGGTAAAACTGATATTAATGAATATTTAAAGTATAGTAAAGAACTTTTAAAAAAATATGCAAATGGAAAAGATATTGAAATTGAAATAATTAAGTAA
- a CDS encoding EamA family transporter gives MSYIFWFKALEGGETHIVSNLLYLTPFISLIYILIFLNERILISAVVGITVIVLGVLFQYIKINKYKGA, from the coding sequence ATATCTTATATATTTTGGTTCAAGGCTTTAGAAGGCGGAGAAACTCATATAGTTTCAAATTTACTATACTTAACTCCATTTATATCCTTAATCTATATTTTAATATTTTTGAATGAGAGAATATTGATAAGTGCAGTAGTAGGTATTACAGTTATAGTTTTGGGAGTTCTATTTCAATATATTAAAATTAATAAATACAAAGGAGCTTGA
- a CDS encoding DMT family transporter, whose product MKLIIKLFKAKKFNAYINLALCVLLWGSIPVATKKILVELDNLQTLFYSTILSTLVLGLILISQKKTGDLKKYNKNQYGSMIFLGFLGNYMYYVFLYGALSRTTASEGFILSYTWPILVLILSFIILKDKITLQKLVGILISFLGIIIITTKGNISAFNLTNLQGDILALIR is encoded by the coding sequence ATGAAATTGATTATTAAGTTATTTAAAGCAAAAAAATTCAATGCATATATCAATTTAGCTCTTTGCGTATTATTATGGGGTTCCATACCCGTGGCAACAAAAAAGATTTTGGTAGAGCTAGATAATTTGCAAACTTTGTTCTATTCAACCATTTTATCAACACTAGTACTTGGTTTAATATTGATATCTCAAAAGAAAACTGGAGATTTAAAAAAATATAATAAGAATCAATATGGATCAATGATTTTTCTTGGATTTCTCGGCAATTATATGTACTATGTTTTTTTATACGGGGCACTAAGTAGAACAACAGCTTCTGAAGGTTTTATATTATCTTACACTTGGCCTATATTAGTACTTATATTGTCTTTTATCATACTCAAAGATAAGATCACTTTGCAAAAATTAGTTGGAATCCTTATTAGTTTCCTTGGCATTATTATCATAACTACTAAAGGGAATATTTCAGCCTTCAATTTAACAAACTTACAAGGAGATATACTCGCACTAATTCGTTAA